Proteins encoded by one window of Lutibacter sp. A64:
- a CDS encoding KpsF/GutQ family sugar-phosphate isomerase, translating to MKNKNTIIEIAKQTIIEESNAIANLINFVDENFTKTVNYILTSNGRVIVTGIGKSANIATKIVATLNSTGTPAIFMHAADAIHGDLGNIQENDTVICISKSGNTPEIKVLVPLIKNYGNTIVAITGNSKSFLGTHADFVLSSFVEKEACPNNLAPTSSTTAQLVIGDALAVCLLEKNHFSIQDFARYHPGGALGKKLYLRVNDLIINNELPIVTPTTPIKDVIIEISKKRLGTTAVIENNKIVGIITDGDLRRMLTNNPDISKLVAKDIMSKNPKTIAADAMAIQALKTMESNNITQILVEDGKEYVGVVHLHDLLKEGIF from the coding sequence TTGAAAAATAAAAATACAATTATTGAGATTGCCAAGCAAACAATTATTGAAGAAAGCAACGCAATTGCGAATTTAATAAATTTTGTTGACGAAAATTTCACAAAAACTGTTAATTATATCCTAACATCAAATGGAAGGGTAATAGTTACAGGTATTGGTAAAAGTGCCAACATAGCAACTAAAATTGTTGCAACCCTAAATTCTACAGGTACGCCTGCTATTTTTATGCACGCTGCAGACGCCATTCATGGTGATTTAGGTAATATTCAAGAAAATGATACTGTAATATGTATCTCAAAAAGCGGAAATACACCTGAAATTAAAGTTTTAGTGCCATTAATTAAAAATTATGGCAATACAATTGTTGCAATTACGGGTAACTCAAAATCTTTTTTAGGTACTCATGCCGATTTTGTACTAAGCTCTTTTGTAGAAAAAGAAGCTTGCCCTAATAATTTAGCTCCAACTTCTAGCACAACAGCACAATTAGTAATTGGAGATGCTCTAGCTGTTTGTTTATTAGAAAAAAATCATTTTTCTATTCAAGACTTTGCCAGATACCATCCTGGTGGTGCGCTTGGTAAAAAACTATATTTAAGAGTTAACGACTTAATTATAAATAACGAACTTCCAATTGTAACACCAACAACACCTATTAAAGATGTTATTATAGAAATATCTAAAAAACGTTTAGGAACTACTGCTGTTATTGAAAATAATAAAATTGTTGGAATTATAACAGATGGAGATTTAAGACGTATGCTAACAAACAATCCAGATATTAGCAAGCTTGTAGCTAAAGATATTATGAGTAAAAACCCTAAAACAATTGCAGCAGATGCAATGGCTATTCAAGCTTTAAAAACAATGGAAAGTAATAATATTACTCAAATTTTAGTAGAAGATGGCAAAGAATACGTAGGAGTTGTACATTTGCATGATTTATTAAAAGAAGGAATTTTTTAA
- the tatC gene encoding twin-arginine translocase subunit TatC, whose product MAEAEKEMSFLDHVEELRWHLVRSSLAIIFFGIIAFIFKGFIFNTILFAPKDANFLTYRVFCSISQFFGTDGLCIEEIPFTFQSLAMAEQFSVHIWTSITVGFIVAFPFIIWEVWKFISPGLYEKERKSAKSFIIISSFLFFIGVLFGYYVVTPLSVNFLGNYSVSDAVERNIKIGSYISLVRSSLLASGLIFELPIVMYFLTKMGLITPDFLKKYRKHALVLVLILAAVITPPDIISQIIVAIPILLLYEVSIYISKVVIKRELKKSKQNA is encoded by the coding sequence ATGGCGGAAGCAGAAAAAGAAATGTCGTTTTTAGACCACGTTGAAGAACTAAGGTGGCATCTTGTAAGATCTAGTTTAGCAATAATCTTCTTCGGAATTATAGCATTTATCTTTAAAGGTTTTATTTTTAATACTATTTTATTTGCACCAAAAGATGCAAATTTTTTAACATATAGAGTTTTTTGTAGCATTTCTCAATTTTTTGGTACTGACGGACTTTGTATTGAAGAAATACCTTTTACCTTTCAAAGTTTAGCAATGGCCGAACAGTTTAGTGTCCATATTTGGACTTCCATAACTGTTGGTTTTATTGTTGCATTTCCATTTATAATATGGGAAGTTTGGAAATTTATAAGTCCTGGATTGTACGAAAAAGAACGAAAAAGTGCCAAAAGTTTCATTATCATCTCTTCATTTTTATTTTTTATTGGAGTTTTATTTGGATACTACGTAGTTACACCTCTTTCAGTAAACTTTCTAGGAAACTATTCTGTTAGTGATGCTGTTGAAAGAAATATAAAAATTGGTTCTTATATATCTTTAGTACGTTCATCTTTATTGGCTTCTGGCTTAATTTTTGAATTGCCTATAGTTATGTATTTTTTAACTAAAATGGGCTTAATTACTCCAGATTTTTTAAAAAAATACAGAAAACATGCTTTGGTTTTAGTACTAATACTAGCCGCTGTAATAACACCACCAGATATTATCAGTCAAATAATTGTAGCAATTCCAATACTACTGTTATATGAAGTTAGTATCTATATTTCTAAAGTTGTAATTAAACGTGAACTTAAAAAAAGTAAACAAAATGCCTAA
- a CDS encoding carboxymuconolactone decarboxylase family protein encodes MPNQVEEFNAYRLKMNDKILADNNKVIKRIFNLDTNAFKEGHLDVKTKELLGLVASTVLRCDDCVKYHLETCFKEGISKEEVMETLSIATLIGGTIVIPHLRKAYEFWEELELIKNEE; translated from the coding sequence ATGCCTAATCAAGTTGAAGAATTTAACGCATATCGTTTAAAAATGAACGATAAAATTTTAGCTGATAACAATAAAGTTATAAAACGTATTTTTAATTTAGATACAAACGCATTTAAAGAAGGTCATTTAGATGTAAAAACTAAAGAATTATTAGGCTTAGTAGCATCAACCGTTTTAAGATGCGATGATTGTGTAAAATACCATTTAGAAACTTGTTTTAAAGAAGGAATTTCTAAAGAAGAAGTGATGGAAACTCTATCTATAGCAACATTAATAGGTGGTACAATTGTAATTCCTCACCTAAGAAAAGCCTATGAATTTTGGGAAGAATTGGAATTAATAAAAAATGAAGAATAG
- the lptB gene encoding LPS export ABC transporter ATP-binding protein: MKLRAENIKKKYGSRYVVKGISVEVEQGEIVGLLGPNGAGKTTSFYMIVGMIRPNEGDIFLDDEKITDFPMYKRAQKGVGYLAQEASVFRKLSVEDNIMSVLQFTGLSKKEQKVKLESLIEEFSLDHVRKNRGDLLSGGERRRTEIARALASDPKFILLDEPFAGVDPIAVEDIQSIVAHLKDRNIGILITDHNVQETLAITDKTYLMFEGGILKEGTPEELAADETVRRVYLGKDFELKKKKF, from the coding sequence ATGAAATTAAGAGCTGAAAATATTAAGAAAAAATACGGTAGCAGATATGTAGTTAAAGGAATTTCTGTTGAAGTTGAACAAGGTGAAATTGTTGGTTTATTGGGACCAAACGGTGCTGGAAAAACCACCTCTTTTTATATGATTGTTGGAATGATAAGACCCAACGAAGGTGATATTTTTCTAGACGATGAAAAAATTACCGACTTCCCAATGTACAAAAGAGCTCAAAAAGGTGTTGGATATTTAGCGCAAGAAGCTTCTGTTTTTAGAAAATTATCTGTTGAAGATAATATAATGTCTGTTTTACAATTTACAGGACTTTCAAAAAAAGAACAAAAAGTAAAATTAGAATCGCTTATTGAAGAATTTAGTTTAGACCATGTACGTAAAAACCGTGGAGATTTACTTTCTGGTGGAGAACGTAGAAGAACAGAAATTGCTCGTGCTTTGGCTTCAGATCCTAAATTTATTTTATTAGATGAACCTTTTGCAGGTGTTGACCCTATTGCTGTTGAAGACATACAAAGTATTGTAGCTCATTTAAAAGATAGAAATATTGGTATTTTAATTACAGACCACAACGTACAAGAAACTTTAGCAATTACAGACAAAACCTATTTAATGTTTGAAGGTGGTATTTTAAAAGAGGGAACTCCTGAAGAATTAGCTGCCGATGAAACAGTAAGACGTGTATATTTAGGTAAAGATTTTGAATTAAAGAAAAAAAAGTTTTAG
- a CDS encoding CDP-alcohol phosphatidyltransferase family protein — MTFKKHIPNLITLLNLFSGTVAVIFAVNNELEMAAYFVFLGIFFDFFDGLAARILKVQGELGKQLDSLADVVTSGVAPGIVVYKLLQTKETIGILNTEIASWETQKIELLPFFGLLITLAAAYRLAKFNIDERQTSSFIGLPTPAAALVVLSLPLILNYSTLEVVTTIIENKWFLIGLTLVLSILMNVEIPLFSLKFKDYSWKNNQIKYVFLITTFILLAVMQFVAVPLIIIMYIVLSIISNNIKR; from the coding sequence ATGACGTTTAAAAAACACATTCCAAATTTAATTACGCTATTAAATTTATTTTCAGGAACAGTTGCAGTAATTTTTGCTGTAAACAACGAGCTAGAAATGGCAGCTTATTTTGTGTTTTTAGGTATATTTTTTGATTTTTTTGATGGATTAGCTGCACGTATTCTTAAAGTACAAGGCGAATTAGGAAAGCAATTAGATTCTTTAGCAGATGTTGTTACAAGTGGAGTAGCACCAGGAATTGTTGTTTACAAATTATTACAAACAAAAGAAACAATTGGAATTTTAAACACAGAAATAGCTTCTTGGGAAACACAAAAAATAGAGCTATTACCATTTTTTGGTTTGTTAATTACGTTAGCTGCAGCTTATAGATTAGCAAAATTTAATATTGATGAACGACAAACGAGTTCTTTTATTGGTTTACCAACACCAGCAGCAGCTTTAGTGGTATTATCTTTACCTTTAATTTTAAATTATAGTACTTTGGAAGTTGTAACAACTATAATTGAGAATAAGTGGTTTTTAATAGGATTAACACTAGTTTTAAGTATTTTAATGAATGTTGAAATTCCGTTATTTTCTTTAAAGTTTAAAGATTATAGTTGGAAAAACAATCAGATAAAGTATGTATTTTTAATAACTACATTTATATTACTCGCTGTTATGCAATTTGTAGCAGTACCACTTATTATTATAATGTATATTGTTCTATCAATAATTTCTAACAATATTAAAAGGTAA
- a CDS encoding YheT family hydrolase, whose amino-acid sequence MPIIESSYKPSFLFKNVHLNTVHKTLFYSRKNSYRREQIRTDDNDFLDLDFSIINSETIVVALHGLEGSSKSKYIISVVNHLNKNNIDCIAINFRGCSGEDNNNMYSYNSGQTEDVTTIINYILNNYNYKNIVLLGYSMGGNITLKYLGETCKIPSQIKGGIAISTPCDLEGSSIALSSWYNTIYIKRFMRSLKKKTLLKLEKFPDCKLDKKAIAKAKTFTDFDNAVTAPLFGYKNAQDYWRQCSSKQFLKDIKLPTLIINALDDTFLSESCYPFNEAKTNNNLFLETPKYGGHVGFNTSYFGNDLLWSENRILNYINHIISK is encoded by the coding sequence ATGCCAATAATAGAATCTAGCTACAAACCTTCTTTTCTTTTTAAAAATGTACATTTAAACACCGTTCATAAAACTTTATTTTATTCTAGAAAAAACAGCTATAGAAGAGAGCAAATTAGAACAGATGATAACGACTTTTTAGATTTAGATTTTTCTATAATTAATTCTGAAACTATTGTAGTTGCACTTCACGGACTAGAAGGAAGTTCTAAATCTAAGTACATAATATCCGTTGTTAATCATTTAAACAAGAACAATATAGATTGTATAGCTATCAATTTTAGAGGTTGTAGTGGAGAAGACAATAACAATATGTATTCTTATAACAGTGGTCAAACAGAAGATGTTACAACAATAATTAATTACATTTTAAACAATTACAACTATAAAAACATAGTACTTTTAGGTTATAGTATGGGTGGAAATATTACTTTAAAATATTTAGGTGAAACTTGTAAAATTCCATCTCAAATTAAAGGTGGAATTGCTATTTCTACACCCTGTGATTTAGAAGGTTCTTCTATTGCTCTATCGAGTTGGTACAATACCATTTATATTAAACGATTTATGAGAAGCCTAAAAAAGAAGACTTTATTAAAACTAGAAAAATTTCCAGATTGCAAACTCGATAAAAAAGCAATTGCAAAAGCCAAAACATTTACCGATTTTGACAATGCTGTAACCGCACCACTTTTTGGTTATAAAAATGCTCAAGATTACTGGAGGCAATGCAGTTCTAAACAATTTCTGAAAGATATAAAGCTTCCAACATTAATTATTAATGCTTTAGACGACACATTTCTATCTGAAAGCTGTTATCCTTTTAATGAAGCCAAAACTAATAATAACTTATTTTTAGAAACGCCTAAATACGGAGGTCATGTTGGTTTTAATACTTCGTATTTTGGTAATGACTTATTATGGAGCGAAAACAGAATTTTAAACTATATAAATCATATTATTTCTAAATAA
- a CDS encoding PorV/PorQ family protein → MKKYLVLFLFSAQLITAQSVRKYSNEFLNIGIDAAAFGMSKAVVATSNDVNSNYWNPAGLVGIKNYEGSIMHAEYFEGIAKYDYAAFAMPIDARSAVGVSIIRFGVDDILNTTELIDSEGNIDYNRISLFSAADYALNLSYARNLNIKGLNIGINTKIIRRIIGDFATSWGFGLDAGVQYEKNDWMYGLMLRDITTTYNSWSIDKKEFEKIQNAIPDQNQELPETTEITLPKAQIGVARKFNISNDFNLLSEIDLNFRFTKTNAIISSDAVSIDPALGFQLDYTDLVYLRAGIGNFQKELQFDASTETSVQPNFGVGFKYRGIQIDYALTNIGSVGAALYSNVFSIKVDFENFR, encoded by the coding sequence TTGAAAAAATACTTAGTACTCTTTTTGTTTTCTGCACAATTAATTACAGCACAATCTGTTCGTAAATATTCTAATGAATTTTTAAACATTGGCATAGATGCAGCTGCTTTTGGAATGAGCAAAGCTGTAGTAGCAACTAGTAATGATGTTAATTCTAACTATTGGAACCCTGCTGGATTAGTTGGTATTAAAAATTATGAAGGCTCTATTATGCACGCAGAATATTTTGAAGGAATTGCAAAATACGATTATGCTGCTTTTGCAATGCCAATAGATGCTAGAAGCGCTGTTGGTGTTTCAATAATAAGATTTGGTGTAGATGATATTTTAAACACTACAGAGCTTATAGATAGTGAAGGAAATATAGATTACAATAGAATTAGCTTGTTTTCTGCGGCAGATTATGCTTTAAATTTATCATATGCAAGAAATTTAAATATTAAAGGATTAAATATTGGAATAAACACTAAAATTATTAGAAGAATTATTGGTGATTTTGCTACTTCTTGGGGTTTTGGTTTAGACGCTGGAGTACAATACGAAAAAAATGATTGGATGTACGGATTAATGTTAAGAGACATTACAACAACCTATAATTCTTGGAGTATCGATAAAAAAGAGTTCGAAAAAATACAAAATGCAATTCCAGATCAAAATCAAGAATTACCAGAAACTACTGAAATTACACTTCCAAAAGCACAAATTGGAGTTGCTCGTAAATTTAATATTTCAAATGACTTCAATTTACTTTCAGAAATAGATTTAAACTTTCGTTTTACTAAAACAAATGCTATTATTTCTTCTGATGCAGTAAGTATAGATCCTGCGTTAGGTTTTCAGTTAGATTATACAGATTTGGTTTATTTAAGAGCTGGAATTGGTAATTTTCAAAAAGAATTACAATTTGATGCAAGTACCGAAACCTCAGTACAACCCAATTTTGGTGTCGGATTTAAATACAGAGGAATTCAAATAGATTATGCATTAACCAATATTGGAAGTGTTGGTGCTGCACTATATTCTAATGTTTTTTCTATAAAAGTTGATTTTGAAAATTTTAGATAA
- a CDS encoding lipoprotein N-acyltransferase Lnb domain-containing protein: MKLKHLFFLIASLFSIYFYGQINLSEKATVSVVTCGPGAELYSSFGHSAFRIFDPVNKIDNIYNYGTFDFDAPNFYLNFAKGKLTYQLSKARYGYFLQIYNYEKRWVKTQELNLNNAQIQATYNFLENNAKPENKNYQYDFFYNNCSTKIEEVIKGILKDSVTFDNNHITTQKTHRDLIADYTKNQKWGKFGIDLALGSVIDKKATKDDYKFLPDYIFSAFENATINTINGKQPLVKETKTVLNPKSKQVLKPLSFLTTPLFVLSCISLLILFLSYKNFKNNTRSKWLDFLLFFVTGIVGIAVLLLWFATDHTATYKNLNFLWAFAPNLIVAFYAIKLKLTKWTLYYTLLLISLIALAFILWIYKIQVFNIAMLPLLVALLVHYLFLLNFIHKKIK, from the coding sequence ATGAAACTAAAACACTTATTTTTTTTAATTGCATCCTTATTTTCTATTTATTTTTATGGTCAAATTAATCTTTCAGAAAAAGCAACTGTAAGTGTTGTTACTTGTGGTCCTGGCGCTGAACTTTATTCTTCTTTTGGACATAGTGCTTTTAGAATTTTTGATCCTGTAAATAAAATTGATAACATTTATAATTACGGAACATTTGATTTTGATGCTCCTAATTTTTATCTAAATTTTGCCAAAGGAAAACTTACATATCAACTATCGAAAGCTAGGTATGGATATTTTTTACAAATTTATAATTATGAAAAAAGATGGGTTAAAACACAAGAATTAAACTTAAACAATGCTCAAATACAAGCAACGTATAATTTTTTAGAAAACAATGCTAAACCAGAAAATAAAAACTATCAATACGATTTCTTTTACAACAATTGCTCTACAAAAATAGAAGAAGTAATAAAAGGAATTTTAAAAGATAGCGTAACGTTTGACAACAACCACATTACCACACAAAAAACACATAGAGATTTAATTGCAGATTATACAAAAAATCAGAAATGGGGTAAATTCGGAATTGATTTAGCCTTGGGTTCTGTAATAGATAAGAAAGCTACAAAAGACGATTATAAATTTTTACCAGACTATATTTTTAGCGCTTTTGAAAATGCCACAATTAACACCATAAATGGAAAACAACCATTAGTTAAAGAAACAAAAACTGTTTTAAACCCAAAATCTAAGCAAGTTTTAAAACCCTTATCTTTTTTAACTACACCTTTATTTGTATTAAGTTGTATCAGTTTATTAATTTTATTTTTAAGCTATAAAAATTTTAAAAATAACACAAGATCTAAATGGTTAGATTTTTTACTTTTCTTTGTAACTGGTATTGTTGGAATTGCAGTTCTATTACTTTGGTTTGCTACCGACCATACGGCAACATATAAAAATCTTAATTTTTTATGGGCATTTGCTCCAAACTTAATAGTTGCATTTTATGCTATAAAATTAAAACTAACTAAATGGACACTTTATTATACATTACTATTAATAAGCTTAATTGCACTTGCTTTTATACTTTGGATTTATAAAATACAAGTATTTAATATTGCAATGCTTCCTTTATTAGTTGCTTTATTAGTACACTATTTATTTTTACTAAACTTTATTCATAAAAAAATAAAGTAG
- a CDS encoding DoxX family protein, with translation MNKSELDKLGNKILRLGLGFLFVWGGIEKLVVEYFGGVGLEKMANSLQRIGFGFLGESGTYALAIWLAVSELIAGLLILLNFKTFYASLYAAFILIVALFTVYITRGDWMQSMIHIALISAYIALGLQSYNFIKNK, from the coding sequence ATGAATAAAAGTGAATTAGATAAATTAGGGAATAAAATATTAAGATTAGGTTTGGGCTTTCTTTTTGTGTGGGGAGGAATAGAAAAACTTGTTGTTGAATATTTTGGAGGTGTTGGCTTAGAAAAAATGGCTAACTCTTTACAAAGAATTGGTTTTGGGTTTTTAGGAGAATCTGGGACTTATGCTTTAGCAATATGGTTGGCTGTTTCAGAATTGATAGCAGGTCTACTAATACTATTAAATTTTAAAACATTTTATGCTAGTTTATATGCAGCTTTTATATTAATTGTAGCCCTTTTTACAGTGTATATTACAAGAGGAGATTGGATGCAATCTATGATTCATATCGCGCTTATTTCAGCTTATATTGCATTAGGGTTACAATCTTATAATTTTATTAAAAATAAATAA
- a CDS encoding SDR family oxidoreductase, with protein sequence MSNIQNKVILVTGSSKGIGREVAILLAKNGAKIIVNHSNSQKEADETVNEIQKNGGEAIAIKADVSDRDQVKQLFDKSIASFGRIDVLVNNAGTMISKKLKDCTQQDFSKQFNVNVKGVFNTLQEADSKLADNGIIINFSSSTTKLMLPTYAIYSATKAAVEQMTRVYAKEIGRGISVNAIAPGATETELFMNGKSEEQIAKLSAMNAFNRLAKPIDIAKVVLFLANDDSKWISGQVIGANGALV encoded by the coding sequence ATGAGTAATATACAAAATAAAGTAATTTTAGTTACGGGTTCTTCTAAAGGAATTGGAAGAGAAGTTGCTATTCTTTTAGCAAAAAATGGGGCAAAAATTATTGTCAATCATTCTAATAGTCAGAAAGAAGCTGATGAAACAGTTAATGAAATTCAAAAAAATGGAGGAGAAGCTATTGCTATAAAAGCTGACGTTAGCGATAGAGATCAGGTTAAACAATTGTTTGATAAATCAATAGCATCTTTTGGTAGAATTGATGTTTTGGTTAATAATGCAGGTACTATGATTTCAAAAAAATTGAAAGATTGTACTCAACAAGATTTTTCTAAACAATTTAATGTTAATGTAAAAGGTGTTTTTAATACACTGCAAGAAGCAGATAGTAAATTGGCTGATAATGGAATTATTATTAATTTTTCTTCAAGTACCACAAAATTAATGTTACCTACGTATGCTATTTATTCAGCCACAAAAGCTGCAGTTGAACAAATGACAAGAGTTTATGCTAAAGAGATTGGAAGAGGTATTTCTGTTAATGCTATTGCACCTGGAGCAACTGAAACCGAACTTTTTATGAATGGCAAGTCTGAAGAGCAAATTGCTAAGTTAAGTGCTATGAATGCTTTTAATAGATTGGCAAAACCTATAGATATTGCAAAAGTAGTATTGTTTTTAGCAAATGATGATTCTAAATGGATTTCTGGACAAGTAATTGGAGCAAATGGAGCATTAGTTTAA
- a CDS encoding haloacid dehalogenase type II, producing the protein MKNERRDFIKKSTLLGLGIAATPQFGIAANKTETITEISGKRPKVLFFDVNETLLDLTAMKESVGEVLGNRSDLLPLWFTTMLQYSLVSTVGRQYNDFGIIGSAALQMVAANNNIKLTESQAKEAILTPIRSLPAHPEVKASLSRLKEAGYKLVSFTNSSNKGVETQFKNAGLIDYFDERLSIEDLGKFKPHTDAYDWAARKMRIKPSECLLVAAHGWDIAGAIWAGWRGAFISRPGAQLYPLAPNPEINESNLKLVTDKLITLK; encoded by the coding sequence ATGAAAAATGAAAGAAGAGATTTTATTAAAAAATCTACATTATTAGGATTAGGAATAGCAGCAACACCACAATTTGGAATAGCAGCAAATAAAACAGAAACAATAACAGAAATTAGTGGTAAAAGACCTAAAGTGTTGTTTTTTGATGTAAATGAAACCTTATTAGACCTAACAGCTATGAAAGAAAGTGTAGGGGAAGTACTTGGTAATAGAAGTGATTTATTACCGCTATGGTTTACAACAATGTTACAATACTCATTAGTATCAACAGTTGGAAGACAATACAACGATTTTGGAATTATTGGTTCAGCTGCATTGCAAATGGTAGCAGCAAATAACAATATTAAATTAACTGAAAGTCAGGCTAAAGAAGCAATATTAACACCAATAAGATCTTTGCCAGCGCACCCAGAAGTTAAAGCTTCATTGTCGCGTTTAAAAGAAGCTGGTTATAAATTAGTATCCTTTACTAATTCTTCAAATAAAGGTGTTGAAACGCAGTTTAAAAATGCAGGATTAATTGACTATTTTGATGAAAGATTGAGTATTGAAGATTTAGGTAAATTTAAACCGCACACAGATGCTTATGATTGGGCAGCTAGAAAAATGAGAATTAAACCAAGTGAATGTTTACTAGTTGCAGCCCATGGTTGGGATATTGCTGGTGCAATTTGGGCAGGATGGAGAGGTGCTTTTATAAGTAGACCAGGAGCTCAATTATATCCTCTAGCTCCAAATCCAGAAATAAACGAATCTAATTTAAAATTAGTAACTGATAAATTAATAACACTAAAATAA
- a CDS encoding TetR/AcrR family transcriptional regulator, translated as MQQELKSERTKDLIIDKAFKLFYENGFKTTSIDKIMRETTLSKGAFYHHYKSKKDLGLEVISLKVQNRVVKGMILPLKEPGDAYQILQNVFINRLKKFSFYDKQNGCPMNNLINEIGNNEEAYQKALKNIIELWKTALVALIDRGKQENTLKQHICSKSTAIYLISAFEGFRGIRKLYDNDAVLETFLEGLSFYLKQLKI; from the coding sequence ATGCAACAAGAATTAAAGTCTGAAAGAACCAAAGACCTTATAATAGATAAAGCTTTTAAATTATTTTATGAAAATGGTTTTAAAACAACCAGTATTGATAAAATAATGAGAGAGACTACATTAAGTAAAGGAGCTTTTTATCATCATTATAAAAGTAAAAAAGACTTAGGGCTTGAAGTTATTAGTTTAAAAGTACAAAATCGCGTTGTAAAAGGTATGATTTTACCTTTAAAAGAACCTGGTGATGCGTACCAAATTCTTCAAAATGTTTTTATCAATCGCTTAAAAAAATTTTCTTTTTATGATAAGCAAAATGGATGTCCAATGAATAATTTAATCAATGAAATTGGAAACAATGAAGAAGCTTATCAAAAAGCCCTTAAAAATATTATTGAATTATGGAAAACAGCTTTGGTAGCGCTTATTGACAGAGGAAAACAAGAAAATACATTAAAACAACATATTTGTAGTAAGTCTACAGCAATTTATTTAATTAGTGCTTTTGAAGGTTTTAGAGGTATTAGAAAACTTTATGATAATGATGCTGTTCTAGAAACGTTTTTAGAAGGGCTTTCATTTTACTTAAAGCAATTAAAAATTTAA